In Streptomyces longhuiensis, the following proteins share a genomic window:
- a CDS encoding substrate-binding domain-containing protein, translating into MPETTSRRGLLFGAAAAVTTGGLLTACTSNEPKDAKPAANDKPAADDKPGKHVTIGFAGPQADHGWLNAINDNATERAKKYSDVTLEATEGSNDTAAQIGQVETLINKKVDVLVILPADGKALTQVGLKAMRAGIPVVNLDRIFNTPQAYRCWIGGDNYGMGLSAGNYIGEQLKDKKNAKVVELAGLDNLELTKQRTQGFDDALKNFPNIKKVARQAAEFTVESGQAKMSQLLQAQKNFDAVWNHDDDQGVGALRAIKQAGRDDFLMVGGAGALSAMQAIEAGNSVLKATVLYPPTMAASAIDLARALGQNKGVSGMAEFEIPAHVTLFSAVVDKDNVAQYMPTGFK; encoded by the coding sequence ATGCCAGAGACCACGAGCCGCAGAGGACTGCTCTTCGGGGCGGCAGCCGCCGTCACCACGGGCGGACTGCTGACCGCCTGCACGAGCAACGAGCCCAAGGACGCGAAGCCCGCGGCGAACGACAAGCCCGCCGCGGACGACAAGCCGGGCAAGCACGTCACCATCGGGTTCGCGGGACCGCAGGCCGACCACGGCTGGCTGAACGCGATCAACGACAACGCCACGGAACGCGCCAAGAAGTACTCCGACGTCACCCTGGAGGCGACGGAGGGCTCGAACGACACCGCCGCGCAGATCGGGCAGGTCGAGACGCTCATCAACAAGAAGGTCGACGTCCTGGTGATCCTGCCGGCCGACGGCAAGGCCCTCACCCAGGTCGGCCTGAAGGCGATGCGCGCCGGGATCCCCGTCGTCAACCTCGACCGGATCTTCAACACCCCGCAGGCGTACCGCTGCTGGATCGGCGGCGACAACTACGGCATGGGCCTGAGCGCCGGCAACTACATCGGCGAGCAGCTCAAGGACAAGAAGAACGCCAAGGTCGTCGAGCTCGCGGGCCTCGACAACCTGGAGCTGACCAAGCAGCGCACCCAGGGCTTCGACGACGCCCTGAAGAACTTCCCGAACATCAAGAAGGTCGCCCGCCAGGCCGCCGAGTTCACCGTCGAGTCGGGCCAGGCGAAGATGTCGCAGCTCCTCCAGGCGCAGAAGAACTTCGACGCCGTGTGGAACCACGACGACGACCAGGGCGTCGGCGCCCTGCGCGCCATCAAGCAGGCAGGCCGCGACGACTTCCTGATGGTCGGCGGCGCCGGAGCGCTCTCCGCCATGCAGGCCATCGAGGCCGGCAACAGCGTGCTCAAGGCGACCGTCCTCTACCCGCCGACCATGGCCGCCTCCGCGATCGACCTCGCGCGCGCCCTCGGCCAGAACAAGGGCGTCAGCGGCATGGCCGAGTTCGAGATCCCGGCCCACGTGACGCTCTTCTCGGCGGTCGTCGACAAGGACAACGTCGCCCAGTACATGCCGACCGGCTTCAAGTGA
- a CDS encoding inositol-3-phosphate synthase encodes MSAEPTSPTARFGVWLIGARGSVATTAVAGCAAVGAGLHPPTGMVTETEPFAGAGLPTLSSLVFGGHDTVDCPLPKRAEHLAAGGVLPYGLPAAVGAELAAADREIRPGGPQPGDSRSDDELVADFAADIRDFVDRGGLAGAVVVNVASTEPAPDSSRLPASSLYAAAALRAGCPYVNFTPSTGLHHPSLADLAATSGLPHAGRDGKTGQTLLRSVLAPMFLQRSLSVRAWSGTNLLGGGDGAALADPGAAAAKNAGKERVLADALGAAPEGEVHIDDVPALGDWKTAWDHIAFDGFLGSRMILQTIWQGCDSALAAPLVLDLARLLLRAHEKGVEGPLPELGFYFKDPDGDASPALAEQYATLLGFAGRLR; translated from the coding sequence ATGTCCGCCGAACCCACGTCCCCCACCGCCCGCTTCGGAGTCTGGCTCATCGGGGCCCGTGGCTCCGTCGCCACCACCGCGGTCGCGGGCTGCGCCGCCGTCGGCGCGGGCCTGCACCCCCCGACCGGCATGGTCACCGAGACCGAACCCTTCGCGGGCGCCGGTCTGCCAACGTTGTCGTCGCTCGTCTTCGGCGGGCACGACACGGTCGACTGCCCCCTGCCCAAACGCGCCGAACACCTCGCCGCCGGAGGCGTCCTGCCGTACGGCCTGCCGGCCGCGGTCGGCGCCGAACTCGCCGCCGCCGACCGGGAGATACGCCCCGGAGGCCCCCAGCCGGGGGACTCCCGCTCCGACGACGAACTCGTCGCCGACTTCGCCGCCGACATCCGTGACTTCGTCGACCGCGGCGGACTCGCCGGCGCCGTCGTCGTGAACGTGGCGTCCACGGAACCCGCCCCCGACAGCAGCCGGCTGCCCGCCAGCTCCCTCTACGCGGCGGCCGCCCTGCGCGCGGGCTGCCCGTACGTCAACTTCACCCCCTCCACCGGCCTGCACCACCCCTCGCTCGCCGATCTCGCCGCCACCAGCGGCCTGCCCCACGCGGGGCGCGACGGCAAGACCGGCCAGACCCTCCTGCGGTCCGTGCTCGCGCCGATGTTCCTCCAGCGCTCCCTGTCCGTGCGGGCCTGGTCCGGCACCAACCTCCTCGGCGGCGGCGACGGCGCCGCGCTCGCCGACCCCGGTGCCGCAGCGGCGAAGAACGCGGGCAAGGAACGCGTCCTCGCCGACGCGCTCGGGGCCGCGCCCGAGGGCGAGGTCCACATCGACGACGTGCCCGCGCTCGGCGACTGGAAGACGGCCTGGGACCACATCGCCTTCGACGGGTTCCTCGGCTCCCGCATGATCCTCCAGACGATCTGGCAGGGCTGCGACTCCGCGCTCGCCGCCCCCCTCGTCCTCGATCTGGCCCGCCTCCTCCTGCGCGCCCACGAGAAGGGTGTCGAGGGGCCCCTGCCCGAACTCGGCTTCTACTTCAAGGACCCCGACGGCGACGCGTCCCCCGCGCTCGCCGAGCAGTACGCGACCCTGCTCGGTTTCGCTGGACGCCTGCGGTGA
- a CDS encoding Gfo/Idh/MocA family protein → MGTTEEPGAGPRPLGVGMVGYAFMGAAHSQGWRTVGRVFDLPLRPVLAAVCGRDGQAVRAAADRLGWAAAETDWRALIARDDVDVVDICTPGDSHAEIAVAALEAGKHVLCEKPLANTVDEAEAMVEAAERAAARGQLAMTGFNYRRVPATALARRMVEEGRLGALRHVRVSYLQDWLVDPDFPLTWRLKKEYAGSGALGDLGAHAVDLAQYLAGESLVGVSALTETFVRERPILEGASAGLAAGGGGTGRGPVTVDDAALFTARFASGALGSFEATRFASGRKNALRIELNGEKGSLAFDLERLNELSFHDHTEPGVSAGFRRILVTEPGHPYLEAWWPPGHGLGYEHTFVHQARDLVHAIAAGRQPEPSFAEGLRVQRVLAAVEESALKNSVYTPIPV, encoded by the coding sequence ATGGGCACGACTGAGGAGCCCGGGGCCGGACCGCGCCCCCTGGGTGTCGGCATGGTCGGCTACGCCTTCATGGGTGCCGCCCACTCCCAGGGCTGGCGCACCGTGGGCCGCGTCTTCGATCTGCCGCTGCGACCGGTCCTCGCGGCCGTCTGCGGCAGGGACGGGCAGGCCGTCCGAGCCGCGGCCGACCGGCTCGGCTGGGCCGCGGCCGAGACGGACTGGCGGGCGCTGATCGCCCGGGACGACGTCGACGTCGTCGACATCTGCACCCCGGGCGACAGCCATGCGGAGATCGCCGTCGCGGCCCTGGAGGCGGGCAAGCACGTGCTGTGCGAGAAGCCGCTCGCCAACACGGTGGACGAGGCCGAGGCGATGGTCGAGGCCGCCGAACGAGCCGCTGCACGGGGTCAGTTGGCGATGACCGGCTTCAACTACCGGCGCGTCCCCGCCACCGCGCTCGCCCGCCGCATGGTCGAGGAGGGCCGCCTCGGTGCCCTGCGCCACGTCCGCGTCTCCTACCTCCAGGACTGGCTCGTCGACCCCGACTTCCCGCTCACCTGGCGGCTGAAGAAGGAGTACGCGGGCTCGGGTGCCCTCGGCGACCTGGGCGCGCACGCCGTCGACCTCGCGCAGTACCTGGCGGGGGAGTCCCTCGTCGGGGTCTCCGCGCTCACCGAGACGTTCGTACGGGAACGGCCGATCCTGGAGGGGGCGTCGGCCGGGCTCGCGGCGGGCGGCGGCGGGACCGGGCGCGGCCCCGTGACCGTGGACGACGCGGCGCTCTTCACGGCCCGCTTCGCCTCCGGGGCGCTCGGCTCCTTCGAGGCGACCCGCTTCGCCTCCGGCCGCAAGAACGCCCTGCGCATCGAACTCAACGGCGAGAAGGGATCGTTGGCCTTCGACCTGGAACGTCTCAACGAGCTCTCGTTCCACGACCACACCGAACCCGGGGTCAGCGCCGGCTTCCGCCGCATCCTCGTCACCGAGCCCGGTCACCCCTACCTGGAGGCCTGGTGGCCGCCGGGCCACGGCCTCGGCTACGAGCACACCTTCGTGCACCAGGCCCGCGATCTGGTCCATGCCATCGCCGCCGGCCGGCAGCCCGAACCGTCCTTCGCCGAGGGCCTGCGCGTGCAGCGCGTGCTCGCCGCCGTGGAGGAGAGCGCGCTCAAGAACTCCGTCTACACCCCCATCCCGGTCTGA
- a CDS encoding sugar phosphate isomerase/epimerase family protein, protein MPRQFTLFTGQWADLPLEEVCRLARDFGYDGLELACWGDHFEVDKALADPGYLDSRRALLDKYGLKCWAISNHLVGQAVCDAIIDERHRAILPARIWGDGEAEGVRRRAAAEMEDTARAAAAFGVDTVIGFTGSSIWHLVAMFPPAPESMIERGYQDFADRWNPILDVFDENGVLFAHEVHPSEIAYDYWTTQRALDAVDHRAAFGLNFDPSHFVWQDLDPVGFLWDFRDRIYHVDCKEARRRLDGRNGRLGSHLPWGDPRRGWDFVSAGHGDVPWEDVFRMLRSIDYEGPVSVEWEDAGMDRLQGAPEALKHLKAFDFEPPTASFDAAFGGSD, encoded by the coding sequence ATGCCACGCCAGTTCACCCTGTTCACCGGACAGTGGGCCGACCTGCCGCTCGAAGAGGTGTGCAGGCTGGCCCGCGACTTCGGCTACGACGGCCTCGAACTCGCCTGCTGGGGCGACCACTTCGAGGTCGACAAGGCCCTCGCGGACCCCGGCTACCTCGACTCGCGCCGCGCCCTGCTCGACAAGTACGGCCTCAAGTGCTGGGCGATCTCCAACCACCTGGTGGGGCAGGCGGTGTGCGACGCGATCATCGACGAGCGCCACCGGGCGATCCTGCCGGCCCGCATCTGGGGCGACGGCGAGGCCGAGGGCGTGCGACGGCGGGCCGCGGCCGAGATGGAGGACACCGCACGGGCCGCGGCGGCCTTCGGCGTCGACACCGTCATCGGCTTCACCGGCTCGTCCATCTGGCACCTGGTCGCCATGTTCCCGCCCGCGCCCGAGTCGATGATCGAGCGCGGCTACCAGGACTTCGCCGACCGCTGGAACCCCATCCTCGACGTCTTCGACGAGAACGGTGTCCTGTTCGCGCACGAGGTCCACCCGTCGGAGATCGCGTACGACTACTGGACCACGCAGCGCGCCCTCGACGCCGTCGACCACCGGGCCGCCTTCGGCCTGAACTTCGACCCCAGCCACTTCGTGTGGCAGGACCTCGACCCGGTCGGCTTCCTGTGGGACTTCCGTGACCGGATCTACCACGTCGACTGCAAGGAGGCCCGGCGCCGCCTGGACGGCCGCAACGGCCGCCTCGGCTCGCACCTGCCCTGGGGCGACCCGCGCCGCGGCTGGGACTTCGTCTCCGCGGGCCACGGCGACGTGCCCTGGGAGGACGTCTTCCGGATGCTGCGCTCCATCGACTACGAGGGGCCCGTCTCGGTCGAGTGGGAGGACGCCGGGATGGACCGGCTCCAGGGTGCCCCGGAGGCGCTCAAGCACCTCAAGGCCTTCGACTTCGAGCCGCCCACGGCGTCCTTCGACGCGGCCTTCGGCGGCTCCGACTAG
- a CDS encoding ABC transporter permease — MTQPASPARPATSKTTPAGPRPKGFRPDMRTLSLVGVLAALILIGGITQPDSFLDTNNVQLILTQASVIGVVTVGMTFVIISGGIDLSVGAIVALASVWATTVATQDYGFAGILFTAVVVGVACGLVNGLLIAYGGMVPFIATLAMLASGRGLALQITDGKTQTVSVESVLKLGERDAYILGIPPLVLVFAAVTVVGWLVLNRTTFGRRSVAVGGNAEAARLAGIDVRRQRLYLYLLSGLCCGIAAFLLIVLAGSGQNTNGNLYELDAIAAAIIGGTLLTGGRGTITGSVLGVLIFTTITNIFALNNLQSDVQEIAKGAIIVAAVLVQRRTSTTTS; from the coding sequence ATGACCCAGCCCGCATCCCCCGCCCGGCCCGCCACCTCGAAGACCACGCCCGCCGGCCCCCGCCCGAAAGGGTTCCGCCCGGACATGCGGACCCTCTCCCTGGTGGGCGTGCTCGCCGCGCTGATCCTGATCGGCGGCATCACCCAGCCCGACTCGTTCCTCGACACGAACAACGTCCAGCTGATCCTCACCCAGGCGTCCGTCATCGGTGTCGTCACCGTCGGCATGACCTTCGTGATCATCTCCGGCGGCATCGACCTGTCGGTCGGCGCGATCGTCGCCCTCGCGAGCGTCTGGGCGACCACCGTCGCGACGCAGGACTACGGCTTCGCCGGAATCCTGTTCACCGCCGTCGTCGTGGGCGTCGCCTGCGGGCTGGTCAACGGGCTGCTGATCGCGTACGGCGGCATGGTCCCCTTCATCGCCACCCTCGCGATGCTCGCCTCGGGCCGCGGTCTCGCCCTCCAGATCACCGACGGCAAGACGCAGACCGTGTCCGTGGAAAGCGTCCTCAAGCTCGGCGAGCGCGACGCCTACATCCTCGGCATCCCGCCGCTCGTCCTCGTCTTCGCCGCCGTCACGGTCGTCGGCTGGCTGGTCCTGAACCGTACGACGTTCGGCCGCCGCTCCGTCGCCGTCGGCGGCAACGCCGAGGCCGCGCGGCTCGCCGGCATCGACGTACGCCGCCAGCGCCTCTACCTCTACCTCCTGTCGGGCCTGTGCTGCGGCATCGCGGCCTTCCTCCTGATCGTCCTCGCCGGCTCCGGACAGAACACCAACGGCAACCTCTACGAACTCGACGCCATCGCCGCCGCGATCATCGGCGGCACCCTGCTGACCGGCGGCCGGGGCACCATCACCGGCTCCGTGCTCGGCGTACTGATCTTCACCACGATCACCAACATCTTCGCGCTCAACAATCTGCAGAGCGACGTCCAGGAGATCGCCAAGGGGGCGATCATCGTCGCCGCGGTCCTGGTCCAGCGACGTACCTCCACCACCACTTCTTGA
- a CDS encoding PQQ-dependent sugar dehydrogenase, translating to MHRKRPRFRKALALLTGSLLAGASLAIGAPHAGAAPAPDAAVAAAEDFQQVTLAKGAEEVGEPMSLAVLPDRKVLHTSRDGVLRLTDENGTTKVAGKLDVYSHDEEGLQGVGVDPKFSDNHFIYLYYAPPLDTPAGDAPNDGTAADFKPFDGYNQLSRFVLNADGTLDNASEKKILEIPTSRGICCHVGGDIDFDKDGNLYLSTGDDSNPFSSDGYTPIDEQPTRNPAYDARRSAGNSNDLRGKVLRIKVNDDATYSIPDGNLFAPGTDKTRPEIYAMGFRNPFRISVDKPTGIVYVGDYGPDAGTADPKRGPAGQVEFNRITKAGNFGWPYCTGDNDAYIDYDFATKTSGAAFDCAAPKNTSPHNTGIVDLPPAQPAWIPYDGGSVPEFGTGSESPMGGPVYRYDAANTSPVKFPEAYDGDFFAGEFGRQWIKRIEQDGDGKVTSINPFPWTGTQVMDMAFGPDGALYVLDYGLSWFGGDENSGLYRIENATDGHSPVVDAKVDKTSGQAPLKARFSSTATDADSDALTYSWNFGDGTTGTGAAPSHTYKKNGTYTATVTAKDATGRTGSADTHLVVGNTAPKVTLELPADGQLFTFGDEVPFKVTVTDPEDGTIDCSKVKVTHILGHDSHGHPITSANGCSGTIKTSADSEHDPNANIFGVFDAEYTDQGANGQPALTTHDQNVTQQKHRQAEHYGDSKGVSITAHTPAEGGKTVGDINNGDWISFKPYVLSNVKSFSASVASAGSGGTLEIRSGSATGRLLGSAKVEPTGSWETYKDVTGTISKAPAKTTTLFLVFKGSGTDALFDVDDFTFTTG from the coding sequence GTGCACAGGAAACGCCCGAGATTCCGCAAGGCACTCGCACTCCTCACCGGCTCACTTCTCGCCGGAGCCTCACTCGCGATCGGCGCCCCGCACGCCGGCGCGGCGCCCGCCCCCGACGCCGCGGTCGCCGCCGCGGAGGACTTCCAGCAGGTCACCCTCGCCAAGGGCGCCGAAGAGGTCGGCGAGCCCATGTCGCTCGCCGTCCTGCCGGACCGCAAGGTCCTGCACACCTCGCGCGACGGCGTGCTGCGCCTGACCGACGAGAACGGCACCACCAAGGTCGCCGGCAAGCTCGACGTCTACTCCCACGACGAAGAGGGCCTCCAAGGCGTCGGCGTGGACCCGAAGTTCAGCGACAACCACTTCATCTACCTCTACTACGCGCCGCCGCTCGACACCCCCGCGGGCGACGCCCCGAACGACGGCACGGCCGCGGACTTCAAGCCCTTCGACGGCTACAACCAGCTCTCGCGCTTCGTGCTCAACGCGGACGGCACGCTCGACAACGCCAGCGAGAAGAAGATCCTGGAGATCCCCACCTCGCGCGGCATCTGCTGCCACGTCGGCGGAGACATCGACTTCGACAAGGACGGCAACCTCTACCTGTCGACGGGCGACGACTCCAACCCCTTCTCCTCCGACGGCTACACGCCGATCGACGAGCAGCCCACCCGCAACCCGGCCTACGACGCGCGGCGTTCGGCCGGCAACAGCAACGACCTGCGCGGCAAGGTCCTGCGCATCAAGGTCAACGACGACGCCACGTACTCCATACCCGACGGCAACCTCTTCGCCCCGGGCACGGACAAGACCCGCCCCGAGATCTACGCGATGGGCTTCCGCAACCCGTTCCGGATCAGCGTCGACAAGCCGACCGGCATCGTCTACGTCGGTGACTACGGACCCGACGCCGGCACCGCCGACCCGAAGCGCGGCCCCGCCGGCCAGGTCGAGTTCAACCGCATCACCAAGGCCGGCAACTTCGGCTGGCCGTACTGCACCGGCGACAACGACGCGTACATCGACTACGACTTCGCCACCAAGACGTCCGGCGCCGCCTTCGACTGTGCCGCGCCGAAGAACACCTCGCCCCACAACACGGGCATCGTCGACCTGCCGCCCGCCCAGCCGGCCTGGATCCCCTACGACGGCGGCTCCGTGCCCGAGTTCGGCACCGGCTCCGAGTCCCCGATGGGCGGCCCGGTCTACCGCTACGACGCGGCGAACACCTCGCCCGTGAAGTTCCCCGAGGCCTACGACGGTGACTTCTTCGCCGGTGAGTTCGGCCGCCAGTGGATCAAGCGGATCGAGCAGGACGGGGACGGCAAGGTCACCTCGATCAACCCGTTCCCCTGGACCGGCACGCAGGTGATGGACATGGCCTTCGGACCGGACGGCGCGCTGTACGTCCTGGACTACGGCCTGTCGTGGTTCGGCGGCGACGAGAACTCCGGCCTCTACCGCATCGAGAACGCCACCGACGGCCACTCGCCCGTCGTCGACGCCAAGGTCGACAAGACCTCCGGCCAGGCCCCGCTGAAGGCCCGCTTCTCCTCGACCGCGACCGACGCCGACAGCGACGCGCTGACGTACTCCTGGAACTTCGGTGACGGCACCACCGGCACCGGCGCCGCGCCCAGCCACACGTACAAGAAGAACGGCACGTACACCGCGACCGTCACCGCCAAGGACGCGACGGGCCGCACCGGCAGTGCCGACACCCACCTCGTCGTCGGCAACACCGCGCCCAAGGTGACACTCGAGCTCCCCGCGGACGGGCAGCTGTTCACCTTCGGTGACGAGGTGCCCTTCAAGGTGACGGTCACCGACCCCGAGGACGGGACGATCGACTGCTCCAAGGTCAAGGTCACGCACATCCTCGGCCACGACAGCCACGGCCACCCGATCACCTCGGCCAACGGCTGCTCCGGCACCATCAAGACCTCCGCGGACAGCGAGCACGACCCGAATGCCAACATCTTCGGGGTCTTCGACGCCGAGTACACCGACCAGGGCGCCAACGGCCAGCCCGCGCTGACCACCCACGACCAGAACGTCACCCAGCAGAAGCACCGCCAGGCCGAGCACTACGGCGACTCCAAGGGCGTCAGCATCACCGCCCACACCCCGGCGGAGGGCGGCAAGACGGTCGGCGACATCAACAACGGTGACTGGATCTCCTTCAAGCCGTACGTCCTGAGCAACGTCAAGTCGTTCAGCGCGAGCGTCGCCTCCGCCGGCAGCGGCGGCACGCTGGAGATCCGCAGCGGCTCCGCCACCGGACGCCTCCTCGGCAGCGCCAAGGTCGAACCCACCGGGTCCTGGGAGACGTACAAGGACGTCACCGGCACCATCAGCAAGGCACCCGCCAAGACCACGACGCTCTTCCTGGTCTTCAAGGGTTCGGGCACCGACGCCCTCTTCGACGTGGACGACTTCACCTTCACCACCGGCTGA
- a CDS encoding ThuA domain-containing protein, which produces MRTSTRIALAASAAALLIGCASAPASSSPGDAGAGGRVLVFSKTAGFRHDSIPEGIAAVKDLGAANGFAVDATEDAGAFTDANLRRYDAVVFLSTTGDVLGPDQQTAFEHYIKKGGGYVGVHAAADTEYDWPFYGGLAGAYFQNHPAIQPATVKVEDRGNPATAHLAPTWNRTDEWYNYRSNPREHAHVLASLDESSYTGGTMAGDHPISWCQNYQGGRSFYTGAGHTKESYADPAFRQHLLGGIRWASGAAQADCRPESGYTSLFDGTAESLKDWKQAGPGSFELSDDGTLTSSGGMGMLWYAGRSLGSYSLKLDWKMAGDDNSGVFVGFPESDDPWSAVNNGYEVQIDATDAPDRTTGSVYSFQSADVKKRDRALNPPGEWNTYEIRVEGEHLRIWLNGVKVNDFTNTDPARSLRDGYVGIQNHGNDDQVSFRDIRVKDLPAKPGAGSGH; this is translated from the coding sequence GTGCGCACCTCCACCCGTATCGCCCTCGCGGCCTCCGCGGCCGCCCTGCTCATCGGCTGTGCCTCCGCTCCCGCGTCCTCCTCACCGGGGGACGCGGGGGCGGGGGGCCGGGTCCTGGTCTTCTCCAAGACCGCGGGCTTCCGCCACGACTCGATCCCCGAGGGGATCGCCGCCGTGAAGGACCTGGGCGCGGCCAACGGCTTCGCCGTCGACGCCACCGAGGACGCCGGCGCCTTCACCGACGCCAATCTGCGCCGCTACGACGCCGTCGTCTTCCTCTCCACCACCGGTGACGTGCTCGGCCCCGACCAGCAGACCGCCTTCGAGCACTACATCAAGAAGGGCGGCGGCTACGTCGGCGTCCACGCGGCCGCCGACACCGAGTACGACTGGCCGTTCTACGGCGGCCTCGCCGGCGCCTACTTCCAGAACCACCCGGCGATCCAGCCCGCCACGGTCAAGGTCGAGGACCGGGGCAACCCGGCCACCGCCCACCTCGCCCCGACGTGGAACCGCACGGACGAGTGGTACAACTACCGCTCCAACCCGCGCGAACACGCCCACGTCCTCGCCTCGCTCGACGAGTCGTCGTACACCGGCGGCACGATGGCGGGCGACCACCCCATCTCCTGGTGCCAGAACTACCAGGGCGGCCGCTCCTTCTACACCGGCGCGGGCCACACCAAGGAGTCGTACGCCGACCCGGCCTTCCGGCAGCACCTGCTCGGCGGGATCCGCTGGGCGAGTGGCGCCGCGCAGGCCGACTGTCGGCCCGAGAGCGGCTACACGTCCCTGTTCGACGGGACCGCCGAGTCGCTCAAGGACTGGAAGCAGGCCGGACCCGGCTCCTTCGAGCTCTCGGACGACGGCACGCTCACCTCGTCCGGCGGCATGGGCATGCTCTGGTACGCGGGCCGCTCACTCGGCTCGTACTCCCTGAAGCTCGACTGGAAGATGGCCGGGGACGACAACTCCGGTGTCTTCGTGGGCTTCCCGGAGTCCGACGACCCCTGGTCGGCCGTGAACAACGGCTACGAGGTCCAGATCGACGCGACCGACGCACCCGACCGCACCACCGGGTCCGTCTACAGCTTCCAGTCGGCCGACGTGAAGAAGCGCGACCGCGCGCTGAACCCGCCGGGGGAGTGGAACACGTACGAGATCCGGGTCGAGGGCGAGCACCTGCGGATCTGGCTCAACGGCGTGAAGGTCAACGACTTCACCAACACCGACCCCGCCCGGAGCCTGCGCGACGGGTACGTCGGGATCCAGAACCACGGCAACGACGACCAGGTGTCCTTCCGTGACATCCGGGTCAAGGACCTGCCCGCGAAGCCGGGCGCCGGGTCCGGCCACTAG